The Procambarus clarkii isolate CNS0578487 chromosome 7, FALCON_Pclarkii_2.0, whole genome shotgun sequence genome window below encodes:
- the LOC138357592 gene encoding keratin-associated protein 4-12-like encodes MGVNPGLCLGEAAGSNDTDDCFTSACDTDGCFTSACHTDGRITSACHTDGRITSACHTDGCFTSACDTDGRITSACHTDGRITSACHTDGRITSACDTDGCFTSACDTDGCFTSVCDPEGCFTSVCDTDECFTSA; translated from the exons ATGGGGgttaaccctggtttgtgtctcggagaggctgcaggatcgaa TGACACTGACGACTGCTTCACCTCAGCATGTGACACTGACGGCTGCTTCACCTCAGCATGTCACACTGACGGCCGCATCACCTCAGCATGTCACACTGACGGCCGCATCACCTCAGCATGTCACACTGACGGCTGCTTCACCTCAGCATGTGACACTGACGGCCGCATCACCTCAGCATGTCACACTGACGGCCGCATCACCTCAGCATGTCACACTGACGGCCGCATCACCTCAGCATGTGACACTGACGGCTGCTTCACCTCAGCGTGTGACACTGACGGCTGCTTCACCTCAGTGTGTGACCCTGAAGGCTGCTTCACCTCAGTGTGTGACACTGACGAGTGCTTCACCTCAGCATGA